From the Chanos chanos chromosome 7, fChaCha1.1, whole genome shotgun sequence genome, the window CCGCAGGTTCCTCTCGGGTATGTGCATTTTCCCCAGAATTTCCGGAAGCTtcactaaagagagagagggggagggtggggtgggggggtggaaaAGAGCTTCAGCATACAGTAGAGAGTGATAATGATATCACACACtatgataatgataattagCTAATCACAATATGTACACCATTTTGTGTACGTCTGCTTCTGGATTTGCTCTGAATGACGCCTCTTTGGAGAGTAttctgtatatatttttctgtatatttctatatatgAACTGGCAGACACAATTAAAAATTCTGAGAACACATGAAGGCAGATGCAAACATATGTACAGTTGTGAAGAAACAGAGACCAGGAGACTGGTCTCAAAAGACGAGGGGAAGGTACAGGATACCCACCGAAGAGTCGGAGGAGGTGCTGTGACCCATACAGATATGAAGGAGGTGGAGGTTGGTCACTTTGAGGATAGTTATCAGGTGTTAGCCTCCAACTCAGCACCTGCACAACATCAGAGAGCATTGGACTCAGACCATATTCGTGCGAGCTGGTAAAACGAACAGGTCTGATGAGGACAGGGAGAGCCGTCTTCAGGCTATAGTTCATCCGACAGTCTGCTGGGATTACGTTTGAGATTTACGGTTTGTCGGCTGAAAGCACCGCTCACCTCGTTCAGTTCATTGTTCCTCCTGCTCTCCAGCCCGGAGAAAATGCCGCTGCCGTCCTTACTCGGCGTCAGGGGCAGCGGAGAAGAGGAGCCGCTGTGGACTGGTGTTCCTGGGAGCGGGCAGAAGACTCAGGATTCAGAACGTTTGAGGCAGAGTCAGAACACGGTACTATAATCTGGGTAATTAGCACCACCCAGTGGATGAATAGTGTCTGTCACACTGGTGCTGAGCTAATTCAaccaaagctaaaaaaaaaaaatgtttattattctTCACTGTAAAGACACTCGAACCACAGTGAGTCACTGACCGTCCAGCTAAGCTATGATGCAGTGAAGTCCATTATCAGAAAAGGGCTGGCTCATGGAATCAATAAACATACAGAACAACACTAAACGCTGTTCAGTTATCCATGATctagacacaaaaaaaaaaagcctgcaaCTGGTACATTTGCCTTTACTAATAATATGCAGTGAATGCAAAATAAAGGCCAGGTGGCTAACTCACGTTTTTCCAAGTTGAGGAAGAACTTGGGAAGAGGCGTAGGGGCATCAGTGAGGCGGCGTTTGGGTTGGGGTGAGGCGCTGCAGctgctccctcctcctcctcctcctccctccgcCGTTCGGTCTCCTCCGGAGGTGTTGCGGGTGGAGCGACGCAGCGACTGGGTGGCGTCGGCGTCGGGGTTGGTGCAGCGGCGACGCTTGGGCGTGGTCGCCGTGGAGACGGGGGCGGTCGAGGTTTCGCTGAGCGCGGGCTGGCTGTCTGTCGACTGGGGGGTGGCGGGGTTCAAGCCGGGGCTGGGCGAACGCTCGCGGAGCGTCCTAGAAAAAAGCgtcagcaggaaaaaaaaaaaaaaagaaaaaaaaaaagaagttgagcattcccaagagaAACGACATTAGGTCAGGTCAAGTCAGAGGACTACCAACGTGTTGTTTTCCTCCCTTACCTACTGGAGCAAGCTGCACTGTCGCTGATTGGCAAGAAGAACTTGGAGGAGCTGACTTTCTTGAACTGAGCCTGCTCATTGGGGTACAGAAGGATCAAAGGGAGGGTGAAGTCAAAGGTGATCCTCAAACCATCCACCATTTCCTTACAAAGCTCCTCACTGCAGATGGACAACATTTAAAGTCAAAGGATGAACAATACCCTCATCAAATGTCACATTAACAGGGTGTCTGTTTACAtccatttaatatttttttagtGTTGGATCAAAAGACCAGGCTAAATGGGTAGTGTCAACGTTTGTCTGTTGAATGCGACTCACTTCTTCTCAGGTGGAACGTAGTGGGGACTCAGGTTGGATTGCGTGGAGCTCTGCGGATGTCTGTATCGCTCGTTGGCGGAGAAAGCAGCATTTATGGTGAAGTGTTTCACATAGGACTCCAGGATTGTCACTATATTCATCTGGGATGGAAGTTTCACCAGCTAGAGAAGGATTCAGAGTGCTCTTCAGTTGCTATCACAGACCACTGCACTAATGACCAAAAAGCCTCAGAACCACATCCTATTCTTGTATCAGAGagatttcactttctctctggaCAGACTCAGATGTACCATTCTGCAGTGTCACcaaagtctgtgtgtatt encodes:
- the LOC115816822 gene encoding male-specific lethal 3 homolog isoform X1, producing MNSRGMKFKFHKGEKVLCFEPDPSKAKVLYDAKVVDIVIGKDDRGKRVPQYLIHFNGWNRSWDRWAAEDHVLRDTDETRKLQRKLARKALARMRRKGWRKRRCRLPGVNSVLKTLPEEEREESDDASVISSSGESGEEDSEDPESLKSEDSDSSEDLREMREEQDGHTKRESEDKTVTINIDIPEVLKKKLEDDCYYINKRKKLVKLPSQMNIVTILESYVKHFTINAAFSANERYRHPQSSTQSNLSPHYVPPEKNEELCKEMVDGLRITFDFTLPLILLYPNEQAQFKKVSSSKFFLPISDSAACSSRTLRERSPSPGLNPATPQSTDSQPALSETSTAPVSTATTPKRRRCTNPDADATQSLRRSTRNTSGGDRTAEGGGGGGGSSCSASPQPKRRLTDAPTPLPKFFLNLEKRTPVHSGSSSPLPLTPSKDGSGIFSGLESRRNNELNEVLSWRLTPDNYPQSDQPPPPSYLYGSQHLLRLFVKLPEILGKMHIPERNLRALVKHLELFLRFLAEFHEDFFPESAYVSATEAHYSMKQPRPVY
- the LOC115816822 gene encoding male-specific lethal 3 homolog isoform X2, translating into MNSRGMKFKFHKGEKVLCFEPDPSKAKVLYDAKVVDIVIGKDDRGKRVPQYLIHFNGWNRSWDRWAAEDHVLRDTDETRKLQRKLARKALARMRRKGWRKRRCRLPGVNSVLKTLPEEEREESDDASVISSSGESGEEDSEDPESLKSEDSDSSEDLREMVILGSREEQDGHTKRESEDKTVTINIDIPEVLKKKLEDDCYYINKRKKLVKLPSQMNIVTILESYVKHFTINAAFSANERYRHPQSSTQSNLSPHYVPPEKNEELCKEMVDGLRITFDFTLPLILLYPNEQAQFKKVSSSKFFLPISDSAACSSRTLRERSPSPGLNPATPQSTDSQPALSETSTAPVSTATTPKRRRCTNPDADATQSLRRSTRNTSGGDRTAEGGGGGGGSSCSASPQPKRRLTDAPTPLPKFFLNLEKRTPVHSGSSSPLPLTPSKDGSGIFSGLESRRNNELNEVLSWRLTPDNYPQSDQPPPPSYLYGSQHLLRLFVKLPEILGKMHIPERNLRALVKHLELFLRFLAEFHEDFFPESAYVSATEAHYSMKQPRPVY